GTAGCCATTTTCAGGCGATCGTGGTCGGTGAACTGTTCGCCGGCATGAGCCGCGTCAAAAAACAGCAGACGGTTTACGCACCGCTGATGGAATACATTGCGGACAACCGCATTCATGCCTTGTCTATTAAGGCGTACACCCCTGAAGAGTGGCAGCGAGACCGCAAACTCAACGGATTTTAAGGCTGTTTGCCCTGCCGGGCGGGCAGCTTCAGATTAGATAACAGAGAGTAGTCAGATGGATAAATTTCGTGTGCAGGGTCGGACCCGCCTGAGCGGTGAAGTGTCTATTTCCGGGGCCAAAAACGCCGCCCTGCCGATCCTGTTCGCCGCCCTGTTGGCGGAAGAGCCGGTCGAGCTGCAGAATGTCCCCAAGCTGAAGGACATCGACACTACCATTAAACTACTCAACCAGTTGGGTACCAAGATTGAGCGCAACGGTTCGGTCTTCGTGGACGCCAGCGGCGTGAACGAGTTTTGCGCCCCTTACGATCTGGTGAAAACCATGCGCGCTTCCATTTGGGCGTTGGGGCCGCTGGTGGCGCGTTTCGGCCGCGGTCAGGTTTCCCTGCCGGGCGGCTGCGCGATTGGCGCGCGTCCGGTCGATCTGCACATCACCGGCCTGGAGCAGTTGGGTGCCGAGATCAAGCTGGAAGAAGGCTACGTCAAGGCGTCCGTCGAGGGCCGCCTGAAGGGCGCGCACATCGTCATGGACAAGGTGAGCGTGGGCGCGACCGTGACCATCATGAGCGCCGCGACCCTGGCGACCGGCACCACCGTT
Above is a window of Serratia nematodiphila DZ0503SBS1 DNA encoding:
- the ibaG gene encoding BolA family iron metabolism protein IbaG — protein: METNEIKDVLMQALALDEVHVTGDGSHFQAIVVGELFAGMSRVKKQQTVYAPLMEYIADNRIHALSIKAYTPEEWQRDRKLNGF